GTCGTCTTTCGGCCGGCCGTCGTCAAGACACCCGCCATCATCACCATCGTCATCCTCATCGGTCGCATGGTCGCCAGGCTCGTCCGTACGATCTGGCGCCACCCCATCGCGACCGTCATCCCAGTGGCCATTGGTGCCGTCTGGTACTTCTACGGCTGGCCCATGGCGGCGTCCCTGTCCGGAACGGTCGTCTTGGCCCTGGCCTCCTGGGCGTTTATCGACCGGCCGTCGTTCGCCCGTCTCGTCGGTCACCGGCTGCTGGCCTGGTGGCGACTCTTCTGGATCTACCGGCGGCACTGGCAACCCGTCATGATCGTCTCCGGTCTCGGCCGTCACATCCGGGGCCGCGACTACCTCCCCCGGCTCGGCAAGGTCACCTGCACCTCGTGGGCCGACCTGGTCACCGTGCGCATGCTCAAAGGCCAGGCAGTCAAGGACTGGGCGGATCGCACCGACCACCTGGCCCAAGGCTTCGGCGCGAAGTCGTGCCGCGTGGCCCTCTCCCGGGCCGGTCGGTTGACGGTGACCTTCCCACGCAGCGATCCACTCGCCTCGCCCCTGCCAGCGCTCGCCATACCGGAGAAGCCAACCGTGGGGCCAGTCGAGATCGGCAAAGGCGAAGATGGGCGGCCGTGGCGGCTCAAGGTGCACGGCACCCATGTCCTCGTCGCGGGCGCGACCGGGGCCGGCAAGGGATCGATCATCTGGTCCGTCATCCGCTCTCTGCTCCCCGCCGCCCGTGCGCACCTGGTCGAGTTGTGGGCGCTGGACCCCAAACTCATGGAGCTGTCCTACGGGCGCGACCTGTTCGGCGATCGGTACGCGGCCACTCCCGAGGAGTGCGCCGACCTACTGGACGAGGCTGTCTGCGTCATGCAGAAACGGGCTGCCCGGTTCGCCGGACTCCAGCGCTCCCACACGCCCACCGTCGATGATCCGTTCGTCCTGGTCGTGGTCGATGAGGTGGCGTTCCTGACCGCCTACCAGTCCGATCGGCAACTCAGGCAGCGCATCTCCGCAGCACTAGCCACCCTGACCACCCAAGGGCGCGCCGTCGGCGTCGGCGTCCTGGCTGCACTTCAGGACCCGCGCAAAGAGGTCATGAACATCCGCAACCTCTTCCCCGACAAGATCGCCCTCCGACTCGACGAATCCGAACAGGTAGACATGGTCCTCGGCGACGGCGCACGCGACCGTGGCGCTCTCGCTGACCACATCTCGCCAGTTCCGGAGATCGGCGCGGGCGTCGGCTACGTCCGGCTGGAAGCCAACCCCGAACCCCTCCGGGTCCGCGCCACCTACGTCTCCGACCACGACATCCGCGCCATGGTCGACGCCTACGCGCCGCACGGCGGTGCGGCATGAAGATCTGTTTCCACGGCACCGCCGACGAAATCAGCCTGGTCGCAGGCCGTCCGCTGCTGCTCCTGCTGACCGCCCGAGACCTGCCCCGCATGCGGGTCTTCGAGCTCTATCACCCCCGCATCCACGCTCACCCGCGACTGGAGCACTACCGGCTCTGCGCCCTCATGACCGAGACGACCGACGAAGGGAGGACCGCATGACCCATCCGCACGACCGCGCCCTCCCCCGGGCCGTCCGCCAAGCCATGCCGATGGCCCGCGACGTGCTCATAGAGGTCGCCAAGCAGCACGGCGTCTGCATCAGGCCCATCGCGCTGCGGCGGCTCGACATCGTCACCGGCAAGTCCGAGATCATCGACGTGCCGTGCGGCTCCACCCTCGACAGCAAGTGCCCGCCCTGCGCCAAGCGCAACCGGCAGCTCCGCATGGCCCAATGCCGCGAGGGCTGGCACCTCGACACCGAACCGACCATCACACCCGACGAGCCGAACGAGGAACAGCGCTGGCTGGTCGAGTTCCGCGCCGACATGCAGGCCAAGCGTGACGCCGCCGAGCAGGCCGGCGACGACACCACCGACCTGGACGCCGTCCTGTCCGGCCTCGATGACGAGATCAACGCCGCTGGCATGCGGGGCAGCATCACCGGATCCGCGGTGCCCAAGCGCACCCGATCCACCCGGCGACGGCAGGACGCACCCGACCTGCCCAAGCGCAAGATGACCAACACCACCCTTGGACGCACCTTCACCAGCTCCGACGGCAAGACCTACCGGCCGTCGCTGTTCGTCACGCTCACCCTGCCCAGCTACGGCAAGGTCCGCGACGGCGTCCCGATCGATCCCGACACCTACGACTACCGGCGCGCGGCTCGGGACGCGCTGCACTTCTCCAAGCTCGTCGATCGCTTCGTGCAGAACCTACGCCGGGTCGCGGGCTACGACGTGCAGTACTTCGCAGCTGTCGAACCTCAGAAGCGGCTCGCCCCGCACCTGCACATGGCCATCCGGGGCACCCTGCCGCGCACGAAGATCAAGCAGATCGCGGCGGCCACCTATCACCAGGTGTGGTGGCCTGCCGCTGACGAAGCGCGCTTCGACGGTGACCACCTGCCCGTCTGGGACGAGGAATCCGGCTACCTCGACCCGGCTACCGGCGAGGTCCTGCCCACCTGGGACGAGGCCCTCGACGCCCTGGACGAGGATGCCGAGCCCCTCCACGTGCTGCGCTTTGGCGATCAGGTGGACGTGCAAGGCGTTCTCGCCGGTACGCCGGACGCTGACCAGTGCATCCGGTATCTGTCCAAGTACCTGACCAAGTCCATCGGCGAGACCCTCGACGGCGGCCAGACCCAGCGTGAGCACGCCGCGCGCATGGTCGACGCCCTGCGCTACGAGCCCTGCTCGCCCACGTGCCCGAACTGGCTGCGCTATGGTGTCCAGCCCAAGAACGCCAAGGCGGGGATGGCTCCCGGCCGGTGCCGCTCCAAGGCGCACAAGCCAGAACACCTCGGCTACGCAGGCCGCCGCGTCCTGGTCTCCCGCAAGTGGTCCAACAAGACCCTCGCCGAACACAAACAAGATCGCCGCACCTGGGTCCTGGAAGCTCTCGGTCAGGCGGCCAACGAACCCACCGACCCACACCGCTACATCTGGCGGCCCCTCCCGGCCGGAGACGCCAACGTGCCACCCCTGGCCGTACGACTCCTCCGGTCAGTCCATGAACGCCAACGCTGGCGAGCCCACCTCAGAGAGCTGGAGGCCAGAGCAGCCGGACAAGAACTTTCGGCAATTCGAGGGGAGGCAGCTTGATGGAGCCCTTGTTCTACCGTCCCAAGGACGCAGCCACGCTTCTCGGCATGAGCCGTACGGCTGTCTTCCGACTCATCAAGACGGGCGAGCTCAAGTCAATCAAGGAAGACGGCTACCGCTTGGTTCCGCACTGGGCGCTCAACGATTTCGCTCGCGCCCTGGAGGCCAGAGCGGGGTTG
The nucleotide sequence above comes from Nonomuraea helvata. Encoded proteins:
- a CDS encoding FtsK/SpoIIIE domain-containing protein; this encodes MFKRLPGDEARNLVSTTPDTAVVFRPAVVKTPAIITIVILIGRMVARLVRTIWRHPIATVIPVAIGAVWYFYGWPMAASLSGTVVLALASWAFIDRPSFARLVGHRLLAWWRLFWIYRRHWQPVMIVSGLGRHIRGRDYLPRLGKVTCTSWADLVTVRMLKGQAVKDWADRTDHLAQGFGAKSCRVALSRAGRLTVTFPRSDPLASPLPALAIPEKPTVGPVEIGKGEDGRPWRLKVHGTHVLVAGATGAGKGSIIWSVIRSLLPAARAHLVELWALDPKLMELSYGRDLFGDRYAATPEECADLLDEAVCVMQKRAARFAGLQRSHTPTVDDPFVLVVVDEVAFLTAYQSDRQLRQRISAALATLTTQGRAVGVGVLAALQDPRKEVMNIRNLFPDKIALRLDESEQVDMVLGDGARDRGALADHISPVPEIGAGVGYVRLEANPEPLRVRATYVSDHDIRAMVDAYAPHGGAA
- a CDS encoding replication initiator, whose protein sequence is MTHPHDRALPRAVRQAMPMARDVLIEVAKQHGVCIRPIALRRLDIVTGKSEIIDVPCGSTLDSKCPPCAKRNRQLRMAQCREGWHLDTEPTITPDEPNEEQRWLVEFRADMQAKRDAAEQAGDDTTDLDAVLSGLDDEINAAGMRGSITGSAVPKRTRSTRRRQDAPDLPKRKMTNTTLGRTFTSSDGKTYRPSLFVTLTLPSYGKVRDGVPIDPDTYDYRRAARDALHFSKLVDRFVQNLRRVAGYDVQYFAAVEPQKRLAPHLHMAIRGTLPRTKIKQIAAATYHQVWWPAADEARFDGDHLPVWDEESGYLDPATGEVLPTWDEALDALDEDAEPLHVLRFGDQVDVQGVLAGTPDADQCIRYLSKYLTKSIGETLDGGQTQREHAARMVDALRYEPCSPTCPNWLRYGVQPKNAKAGMAPGRCRSKAHKPEHLGYAGRRVLVSRKWSNKTLAEHKQDRRTWVLEALGQAANEPTDPHRYIWRPLPAGDANVPPLAVRLLRSVHERQRWRAHLRELEARAAGQELSAIRGEAA
- a CDS encoding helix-turn-helix domain-containing protein — encoded protein: MEPLFYRPKDAATLLGMSRTAVFRLIKTGELKSIKEDGYRLVPHWALNDFARALEARAGLIRTEDVA